The genomic stretch CTTCTGTCTGGCTGGGAAGGGTAGCGGGGTGGCGGGGGAAggagggggaagggggaagggagaagaagaagagaggaaagaaaagagaaaagaaagaaagaaaaagagaaagaaagagaaaagaaaaaaaaagttttccatttaaaaattttttcctaCTGCTTATAGAGTAAACtacaataaagttttaaatAAACACCTAAAAAACTCATTTATCAAATGGGGCCTTTAATATGAATTAAATGTAGGACTACACCTTGATCCATAAATGCATAAAATGAATTCAAACAAGCTGTTCATGAGCTAAGCTCGGCTCAATTGGTTCAAATAAATTGAGTTTAATTTTGTGGTTAGGCTCGACTAATCTAGTTAAACAAATGAGGCGATCTTGAACTTATACAAGCTGAGTTCGCAAATAAGCTCAGCTCATTTAAGGGCCCTATTTATTATATTCCATATTTCATGCTTTATAAGCACGTCTAGGTCAATTATTGTAAATGGAGGTCAATTTTAGTCATACCCATACTAAAATATTTGTTTTACATCAAACATATTCAGTTGACGGGTTTCATAAACCCTTTTTTTTACATCAAACATCCACAACTGATACATCGTAAGTCAGCCAGAAACAATTGTGCAgatgaatattattttttttcttaccaTCGGCAAAGAAGTCCCAAATCTTCTTGACGCTCACGGCAACAGGTCTTGGGAATTGTTATGGTAGTAATAGGATTTTGGGAATTGTAATAAAGATATGTAAATAAAGGAAAtccaaaaaagaagagagatCCAAAAGTATAATGGAGCCAAACAGGCATTTATTTTTATGTGCCACGTCAGCCACAAGAATAAGTGGAACTACGTAGTTTTGTGTTGGACAGGAAATTGGACACAGAAAATTGGACAGAGGATCCCGTCTGCTTTTTATGAGCTTCATGATTAATTATTAAAGAGCGGCATTTTTACTTATCTATTGTTTTCTATTACTAAATTGCATTGCTATAAAGTTACCAAACACTCCATATATCTTTATCAAGTCGATTGTTATTCTCATATTTATCATACCATAGTGATAGTGATTATGAAAATTGAACCAAATGGTCTTTAATATTCAAATGTTCTCTTAATCACGCAGTGGAAAGATATCTCATTTTTCACTTCAACTTTCAAAACTCCAACCTCTCTCAAACTCCCAATTGGATCATTTTCTCTATCCACAAGTAAAAGCTTAACCCTAGCCCCATTGCTTGCAATTCTATCTTGATTACTCTTATCTCTCTACCGCTTTTATTCACCGTCACTCCAGGTTTATTTCCGTTTTTCTATCAGGTTCTCAAATAAAAAATGATGTGGTTTATAGCCTAGTGTGATGCAGAGAACAGTGAATGTCTCGCACTTGAGATTCAGGAATCGTGATAAATGAAGAACACAGTTCGAGAATCAGAAGAAGATGAATGAATCAAGATACAGAATTCACAACTGACCCTTTCTCCACTCTTTTTCTGCTAATATAGCAGTTATTCACTTATTCTCAATTAACTCCTGCCAGATTAACAAACTAATTCCCTGCTGACATCACTCTAATTAATCTAGTAACTGACTCTTTCTATACCGAGCCGAAATGCAATTTGGAATCCGGATATTACAAGAGTTTTTCCGAGAAATTAATACCCAAAATGATGAATTCTCATTGTATCATCTGCCCCTCCTTACAAAGTCCTTGTCCTCGAGGACTAAAAGATGAATATCTCTGCTGAATACTATTAATGGTAATTCATAAAGTGTAGAATTAACATGTGCTGAATACCATTAATTCTCAACAAGAACAATAAAAAGCGGTTTTATATTAGAAAAACAAACAGTTACCAGTACAACTTCTGCACCAGGTCCCGAACTAGGGAAGATATGGAGAGCAGTAAATCACTGAGGGGTAAACACATACTTCAAGATTCGCATGAACAGATCACAGGGTAATGCTACAAATGttaaaaatttggtgtaatCCAAATAGTTGGGCAGGTTCGGCTAAGCCGCAAGGGGGCATCATACAAGGGCGCAGTTACTCCTTTTTCCAAGTTGTAGACTCCCATGTCCTTGCCGCCGCCTTCAGGAATTTCAAGATATGCTTCCCATGCATCGTCCGTGAAATATATATGACCGGGCTTGATTCCGGGGCCCAATTTGTTGTTTTCCAGGCACATTGAAGAACTATGGCCAAGAAAAATTGATCTGCTTCCCAAATTCTTGACTTCTTTCCAACGGGATGTAAGTTCTTTTCCTCCTGTTGTGGAAACCAATTCAAACACCTGAAATTCGGTTGTACCATAGATCGGTTTATCCAATTCAAAACCTTGTTCGTCCTCATAATTGGGGATGTTGTCTCGTGTGACAACCAGAAAAGGTTCACCATCTGTAGACGAAGATTTTACTAAGTATAACTCTTTTTTGTACCATAATTTAGGGCTAAACCGAGCAATTATTCGAGCCTGATCAGTAGGGTTTGCCTCCAAAACGTCACAAACCACGACGTTGCCCATATGATCAATTGCGTAGAACTGGCCATTAGTATATATGACATCCGCATAGGAAGAGTTTCTGGTCTCGATCCTATTCCACCTAAGATCCTTTGGCCTCCAGAAAGCCAAGAATCCAACCCCTCCACCGATGATCATCACCACAAAGTCATCGTCCTCTGGGGCCTCTCGACTTGGCCTCGATGACAAAACCATCTTACGGACAAAGATATCAGGATCCGTCTCATACTCATCATATTCAGGAAAAGTATTTTTATTTGGTAACTCAATTTCAACACCAGAGAAGGGATTCAACAGGCTCATCTCCCCTTGTTGTCCTATAGTCAACAACCATCCTAGAGATTCATAACACTTCTTGCCTTTAAGTTGAGGCAAGCTCACCTTAGCAACGACTTGTTTCTCCATCAAACTATAGAACTCCCGATTGAAATCATCCTTCGCAGAAAGCATAAGGCAGGGAATCTGTTGCCATAGTCGCAGGCCCTTGAAATTTTTCTCAGTGGCGGCTGCCCGCCATGACTTGCAAACTGCGCCAAAAGCCACATAATCTTCAATCTTGTCAAGGTGTTGGGCTATCAATCCCAACATATCATGTTGGAGATCGGACCAGTTTGCCATTGGATGAGTTTGACTTAGTTTGCAGAGGTTCGGCAGCTGGGATGATGAGTTAAGTTGTAGGGCAATTTTAAGGTTAAAGGCTTGGCAATATGCCTAAATATCAACTATATATATACATGGCTATTGGTATTGGATTGGCGAATTTCCATATCCTAATAGGATCTGAAAGTTGGGTGGATGTGTAGTCGAATGTCGGGAAATCCTGTCCGATTACGAATGGAACGTGGAGAAAAGTTGGATGTTATACACGTTTCTTCATACCACTTAGTCATCGGCTTTTAAAGGTTCATTTGGTTCATTAAAGGATTGGATCCATCCTTGATGATATTAGTCAGGATAACTAAGAAAtgggatgaaaaaattttagattaATTTATCTTAAAAATGATACAAATTTATATTCTCATTATTACATAATCCTATATTGAAAAGATATTATAACATGAATGCACTCATTTGTCCTTGCAAATGATATAAATTTATACCCACTATTGTACAACCATACTCTCACATAATAATACGATAAAAACATGGACTAATTTGCCAATATTAATTATGTACATATGGTGGCATACATATTGTTGTTCTGTGTGCACGAATTTGTTGTTAACAAAATTATCTAGTATAATGGGTCACGCGGAATGTAGTAATTTGCACTATTAATTAaagggcaaattccactttattCCCCTGCGATTTAGTATTTTTTACATAatccccctatggtttcaaaagctatacataaccccctcatgatttaaattaaagtgtcaaagtgacggaaatgatcattcataatgaagtcacctaaaatgtcaaagaTACCCTtatataaagttgaaaattatttattaaccaagggggttatgtgtatattttgaaaatcataagggggttatgtgtatattttgaaaatcataagggagttatatgataaaatataaaaatcatacagagttagtgtgtcatgtatttataagagtaattttgacatttttagaagttccaTTCCGAATGGCTATTTTCGtcactttgatactttaatccaaatcatgaggggATTATGTATTGCTTTTGAAACTACAGGGAGGTTatgtaaaaaataataaattacagggggtaaaatgtaatttgccatTGATTAAAAGAAAGAATTGCACTATTGGGAGGAAGAAAGGACTCACAGTTTGTCAAATGAGCATAGATGACAATTTTAGCCGATTCAAAAACGCCTGAGGATTGAAAGCTCTGTCTACAAGAATGCCTAAAATTTTCAGATACTGAATTTTTTTATCAGAATGATTACTGAATACAGTCAAGAAATCCCACCAAAAATACCAAATTTGAAAGATGAAAACAGCAATCTTGAGGCCTAAAACAACATGGATATGCGAATTCGTGTTGTTCCTCTCATTGAAATGTAACCCATGCAAATCCAGGCTCTGAACGATACTTTCCAATGTCTAAACCAGCACTTTCGTTTGCAGGCCTAAACGTCCACAAGCGCACTTTCTTTCCCACTTTAAGCCTGTGTTTCTTCACAAATTTGCTCCAGTCAACACCATCTAGGGAATACGTAATGCCCCGATGCTTCAAATTGACCCTAAATTCTTCATCGGCTGATGATCCAATCAAAACCGCCTCAATCGTTGCTCTGTTGTATAGGACCCTGAAAGGTTCCTGTTCTTCTTCCTTCAAGAATTCGTTCTTCCTTCCTTTCAACGGTATTGAAAATAGATGCTCCTTATCAGTCTTGACCAATTTCTTTTCCACCACAAAAAGTGGTTCTGAACCTCCAATGGAACTGATGCGATGCTTGATGTCATCGGGAAGAACTTCTCGTGCCTTCGTCTGATGTTGAAAAAAAATCGTTCAAAAATTAGGAATACTAATCAACAAGAAGTAGCTAGCTAGGATTCCCTTAATTAGTGCAAAATGATACCAAAATCAAGACTATGAATTCACATATTCAATCCAACCTCTTGACTGTCATCTTCAAGTAGCATTATAAATCCCAGCTGTATCTTCTTGAAAGACCATAATTGCATCTGGGTTGCTGTAGTCAGAATCAGCTTGTGAGTCTCGACAAGGTCTTTCCAACCACTCAATGCATAGTTGGAATTGTCATGTTTTGAGATGCTTATCTCGGATTTAGCCGTTGCTGGTTGGATACAAATTGCACCCACTTCCGCATCTCCGTTTTCAAGAGAATTCCTCTGGGCTTCTGTCAAAATTGGGTGCTTATTGATTTCTTGAATTGATATCAAGAAATAGTCATCATTCATTCTGTCCGCAATGTCCGATGAAGTCAATTCCGCCAATAACACTGGCTCTGAACCTCCCAAGTTTGTGATGGCCGTTTTGAAGTTCGGAGGGATTTGTACCGCTGCTGGTGGTGCTGGTGCATTGGGATCATTCACTTTTCTCTTTATACCCCTTGTATCCATCTCTATCACTGTtgttcctctcttttttctgcTCAAATTCTTGAAGGCCTTCTTGAAGGTCAATCACCAATTCTACTGACTACAGGGGATTCCTGAACTATTGATAtccaaagaaaaaatgaaaagactaaaacatcttggaagtgaaaaaaaattggttcaGCAATTGTACTTTAAAGTCTCTAAGATGAATTACTGGGACGGtatgtatataatttttgatagtgaaaggaaaaaaatgaagaaacaaaagctCATGGAATCGAAAAGGAATGAAGAGGTGGATTTTATACTAGTATGGGTTGTGTAAGGCGCTTAAAATGGGGCAAAATGTAATTTGGATAATAGAAATCATTTGCAGTCTTGAGCGTTTTATGCTTAGCATCTTACGGGAAGAAAGTGGATTCTACCTAAGTTTACTGCAAAATAAAGACAGTTAAAATAATGTTCAGAAATAATGGTAAACTCGTGTAACTCTGTTTTGGACATACTCCGCAGAGTGTTCAATATTCCATGCAACACTGTCTCTTTTGATGCCCATAAAATTGTTCttttaatttgaattttataaATAAGATCTTTCGGGTAATTCTTTCATGTTATCTTTGAAATTTCCAAAAGAAACCATTTCAATGGTGTATTGAATAAGGATCAAACGGGACTTTTATTAGGTATTTTTATTGGTAAATTTTACTTTATCTCCTTGATTAATCTATCACTTTTTCAAATAGGCCTcatatagtttcaaaagttatcccgaaaaaaaaaagaccgtAGTATGGATTAAAGTGTTAAAATGATGGAGATCACTTTTCGTAACGAAGCCAGATGAAATGTTTTAGTGTACTCCAATGTCTTGATGAAAATAATATTTAGTAAGCTAAATTAATGTGTTTCCcttatgggttttttttttattgctgcACTACCCCGGTATAGTTTTGTTTTCATGGGGTAATTTTACTTGTAAATTCTGCTTTTTCCAAAGAAGTCTATCACTTTTCATATAAAGATCATATAGTTTTAAAGGTGAAAATAATCATGTACACCTCACTAAAGTTAAGAGGCCTAGAGTAGCCAAGTTAGGATGGAAATGAATAAACTTGCAAAAGTGTTAGGAGGAGCCAGAGTGAATATAAGATGCAACACTTTTGCATCTTATGCCTGCATACATTGTAGCCACAAACAAATCTCATGCTACTCAGCAATTAAGTGCAGATGgcaaaaaaaaacccaaaatatGTTTGAACTTCATTCTAGCATCAAAATTAGTCCATGCAGTGCATATGTTGTACGTTCACTTAATGTAAATTGTGTTATATCcaagatttaaaaaattatagaaTTACTAATCGTATGTCAAAGCAAGTCCTCGACATGTTATCAGTGAACTAATTGTAATTTGTGGCGACACTATAAGCTGACACAGTGTAGTTATTAGTAGATCACTCAATATAATTGTGGCTGCTTTTTCAACTACATATTTTTTGTGCAATTTCTAGAATTAACTTTACCCTTCTTTTGTATTCTTTTAATCCATGTCACCCCTTTTCGTACTTTTCCTACCCCCAACTATTTCCGTTACGAGTGACTATTtccgttactttgacactttaatccaaaccatgagggggttatgtatagcttttgaaaccatagggggttatgtaaaaaaagggtaaaccacagggggtaaaatgtaatttacccTTAAAAGAATTATTCTAAACATGTTAAATGATAGGAGATTGTAGAAAGcaagacaaaaaaataaaagaataaaagtaGGAGTATATGCTTTAATTTGTATGCTAAAAGGGAGCCGACCAATAATGCTCGACCTTTAATCTTGGGGGCAAAGGGCAACATAACTATACTTGCAGGGGGATTACTATACTGAGCTCTATTTAAGAACAGTGACGAAAGCAaggccaaaacaaccaatttaAAAGTGCTAAGAACCAAATATCAAACTATTGATTATATACTTCACTTGCATCAATTTTGTTCAAACTCTTGACAAATGAAATTAACATTCTTTGACCAATACAAAAGCAAGAATTAATAT from Coffea eugenioides isolate CCC68of chromosome 8, Ceug_1.0, whole genome shotgun sequence encodes the following:
- the LOC113780539 gene encoding putative F-box protein At5g55150; amino-acid sequence: MANWSDLQHDMLGLIAQHLDKIEDYVAFGAVCKSWRAAATEKNFKGLRLWQQIPCLMLSAKDDFNREFYSLMEKQVVAKVSLPQLKGKKCYESLGWLLTIGQQGEMSLLNPFSGVEIELPNKNTFPEYDEYETDPDIFVRKMVLSSRPSREAPEDDDFVVMIIGGGVGFLAFWRPKDLRWNRIETRNSSYADVIYTNGQFYAIDHMGNVVVCDVLEANPTDQARIIARFSPKLWYKKELYLVKSSSTDGEPFLVVTRDNIPNYEDEQGFELDKPIYGTTEFQVFELVSTTGGKELTSRWKEVKNLGSRSIFLGHSSSMCLENNKLGPGIKPGHIYFTDDAWEAYLEIPEGGGKDMGVYNLEKGVTAPLYDAPLRLSRTCPTIWITPNF